A DNA window from Arachis hypogaea cultivar Tifrunner chromosome 18, arahy.Tifrunner.gnm2.J5K5, whole genome shotgun sequence contains the following coding sequences:
- the LOC112772821 gene encoding trafficking protein particle complex II-specific subunit 130 homolog isoform X2 produces the protein MANFLAQFQSIKSTSDRLVISVEDVSDLWPAVKPAFEARLPFKQGSLNNKTRNPVLVEKLPAEFILTTDSRLRSRFPQEQLLFWFREPYATIVLVTCEDLDEFKTILKPRLKLIVQNDEREWFIVFVSRAHPANDKASAMAKKVYAKLEVEFNTKKRERCCKYDIHSPESNFWEDLESKIMECIRNTLDKRVQFYEEEIRKLSEQRLMPVWNFCNFFILKESLAFMFEMAHLHDDALREYDELELCYIETVNNTGKQRDFGGADHGDDQAALLNPGNKALTQIVQDDSFREFEFRQYLFACQSKLLLKLNRLFEVASRGYSFIISFSKSLALHERILPFCMRETWVVTACLALIDAILSNYNDGLMAPDIEKRFFHLLGDLYSLARVKFMRLAYLIGYGTEIERSPVNSAALSLLSWPKPAVWPSVPADASAEVLEKEKVILQTTSRTKPFGIQRKPLPLEPTVLLREANRRRASLSAGNAFETFDGRQGITEGMSPSQKVPPSSIPRTNSSPGNFDGSIDRPMRLAEIFVAAEHALKKTISSQELLKSLSSSEEFEQKYLELTKGAADNYHRSLWKRHGVVLDGEIAAVSFKHGHFDQAAKSYEKVCALYSGEGWQDLLAEVLPNLAECQKILNDQAGYLLSCVRLLSLDEGLFLNEERQAFQSELVRLAHSELKDPVPLDVSSLITFSGNPGPPLELCDRDPGTLSVTVWSGFPDDITLDSINLTIVPTSSADEGAKALQSSTPNVLHPGRNTITLDLPPQKPGSYVLGVLTGQIGQLRFRSHSFSKIGPADTDDFMSYEKPAKPILKVLRPRALVDLDAAVSSPLLTNERQWIGILVRPINYSLKGAVLYIDTGPGLEIDDSHVIEMETYADVSENDDNKVQKDGAQIDSLNYEKKVERLTLHNGKIEFPNWASDTPSIIWVLVRAMSDMLSRGSSSVTTRRESIVDAMRTIALNLEFGVYHNQIFERTLAVHFTYPFYVTTRVTDKCNDGTLLLQVILHSEVKATLTIYDAWLDLQHGFIHNGQTEGRPSSSLFPLVISPTSKAGILFSICLGKTNGEEDRKQQESILNIKYGISGDRTIGAHPPVMDESTKVDDARQELIFKNAITLQRPVLDPCLAVGFLPLPSDGLRVGQLVKMQWRVERLKDLDEKEVPEQNDEVLYEVKANSGNWMIAGRKRGHVSLSPKQGARIIISVLCMPLVAGYVRPPHLGLPDVDEADVSCKPAGPHLVCVLPPALSSSFCIPVNS, from the exons ATGGCAAACTTCCTCGCTCAGTTCCAATCCATCAAGAGTACCTCCGATCGCCTCGTCATTTCAG tcGAGGATGTGAGTGACTTGTGGCCGGCTGTCAAGCCTGCTTTTGAAGCACGGTTGCCGTTCAAGCAGGGGTCTTTGAATAACAAGACACGGAACCCTGTCTTAGTCGAGAAGTTGCCAGCTGAGTTCATATTAACTACAGATTCAAGGCTACGGAGCCGCTTCCCTCAGGAGCAGCTGTTATTTTGGTTTCGAGAGCCGTATGCAACTATTGTACTTGTTACCTGTGAG GATCTTGATGAGTTCAAAACCATCCTCAAACCACGTCTGAAATTAATTGTCCAAAATGATGAGAGAGAATGGTTTATTGTATTTGTATCTAGAGCTCATCCAGCAAATGATAAGGCAAGTGCAATGGCAAAAAAAGTATATGCCAAACTTGAAGTTGAGTTTAACACCAAAAAAAGAGAAAG ATGCTGCAAGTATGATATACATTcgcctgaatcaaatttttgggAAGATCTAGAATCAAAGATAATGGAGTGCATCAGAAATACACTGGATAAGCGTGTACAATTTTATGAGGAAGAGATAAGAAAGCTCAGCGAACAGCGGCTCATGCCAGTCTGGAACTTCTGTAATTTTTTCATTTTGAAG GAAAGCTTGGCGTTTATGTTTGAAATGGCACACCTCCATGATGATGCCTTACGGGAGTATGATGAACTTGAACTCTGCTATATTGAAACAG TTAACAACACTGGAAAGCAAAGAGACTTTGGAGGGGCAGACCATGGTGACGATCAAGCAGCATTGCTTAATCCAGGAAACAAAGCTTTGACGCAGATTGTTCAAGATGACTCATTCAGGGAGTTTGAATTTCGACAGTATCTATTTGCCTGTCAATCAAAG CTCTTACTCAAGCTAAATCGTCTATTTGAGGTTGCATCAAGAGGTTATTCGTTCATAATAAGCTTCTCAAAATCTTTGGCACTGCATGAG CGTATTCTGCCCTTTTGCATGCGTGAAACCTGGGTGGTAACTGCTTGCTTGGCTTTAATTGACGCAATACTTTCTAATTATAATGATGGACTCATGGCACCTGACATAGAGAAAAGGTTCTTTCATCTTCTAGGTGACCTATATTCGCTAGCAAGAGTGAAG TTCATGAGGCTTGCCTATTTAATTGGATATGGAACTGAAATTGAAAGAAGTCCTGTCAACAG TGCTGCTCTCAGCTTGCTATCTTGGCCTAAGCCAGCAGTTTGGCCTTCAGTTCCTGCAGATGCCTCAGCAGAGGTGCTTGAGAAAGAAAAG GTGATTCTTCAAACTACGTCTAGAACCAAGCCTTTTGGTATCCAGAGGAAGCCCCTGCCTCTTGAACCTACTGTGCTGCTGCGAGAGGCCAACAGGCGGAGGGCTTCACTTTCAGCTGGAAATGCATTTGAAACATTTGATGGTCGCCAGGGTATAACCGAAGG GATGTCGCCATCACAGAAAGTACCTCCAAGTTCCATACCGCGCACTAATTCTTCACCTGGAAACTTTGATGGCTCAATTGACCGGCCTATGAGGCTTGCTGAGATTTTTGTTGCTGCTGAGCATGCTTTGAAGAAAACAATTTCCAGCCAAGAACTGTTgaaatcattatcatcatctgAGGAATTTGAG CAAAAATATTTGGAGCTAACTAAAGGTGCTGCTGACAATTATCATCGTTCCTTGTGGAAAAGACATGGAGTTGTCCTTGATGGTGAGATAGCAGCTGTCTCCTTTAAGCATGGGCATTTTGATCAAGCTGCAAAGTCATATGAGAAGGTTTGTGCACTTTATTCCGGTGAAGGATGGCAGGACTTGTTGGCTGAGGTCCTCCCTAATTTAGCCGAGTGTCAGAAGATACTCAATGATCAAGCTGGTTACTTACTATCTTGTGTGAGGTTACTCTCTCTTGATGAAGGATTGTTTTTGAACGAAGAGCGTCAAGCTTTCCAGTCAGAACTTGTTCGTCTTGCCCACAGTGAATTGAAAGACCCTGTACCTCTAGATGTATCATCATTAATAACATTTTCTGGAAATCCTGGACCACCATTGGAGTTATGTGATAGGGATCCTGGTACCCTTTCTGTTACTGTTTGGAGTGGTTTTCCAGATGATATAACTCTTGATTCAATTAATCTTACGATAGTGCCAACATCTAGTGCTGATGAAGGTGCAAAG gcATTGCAGAGTTCTACACCTAATGTCTTACATCCTGGTCGGAATACTATTACCTTGGATCTGCCACCCCAGAAACCAGGATCTTATGTTCTTGGAGTTCTTACTGGGCAGATTGGGCAGTTGAGGTTTAGATCTCatagtttttcaaaaataggtCCTGCAGATACTGATGATTTCATGAGTTACGAAAAGCCGGCTAAACCTATTTTGAAG GTGTTAAGGCCTAGAGCTCTGGTTGATCTTGATGCTGCTGTTTCCTCACCTTTGTTAACAAATGAACGTCAGTGGATTGGTATTTTAGTTCGACCGATAAATTATTCCCTCAAAGGTGCTGTCTTGTATATTGATACTGGCCCAGGGTTGGAGATTGATGACTCGCATGTCATTGAGATGGAAACCTATGCTGATGTATCAGAAAATGATGACAACAAGGTGCAGAAAGACGGTGCTCAGATAGACTCTTTAAATTATGAGAAGAAGGTTGAACGCTTGACTCTTCATAATGGAAAAATTGAGTTTCCAAATTGGGCAAGTGACACTCCTTCTATTATCTGGGTTCTGGTTCGAGCCATGAGTGACATGCTCAGCAGAGGATCATCATCAG TTACAACTAGGAGAGAGAGCATTGTAGATGCCATGAGAACAATTGCTCTGAACCTTGAATTTGGAGTATACCACAATCAGATATTCGAAAG GACCCTGGCAGTTCATTTTACATATCCTTTCTATGTGACGACACGTGTAACCGATAAATGCAATGATGGTACATTGCTTTTGCAG GTTATACTTCACTCTGAAGTAAAGGCTACACTGACCATATATGATGCTTGGCTTGATCTTCAACATGGATTTATTCATAATGGTCAAACTGAGGGTAGACCTAGTTCAAGCCTCTTCCCACTAGTCATATCTCCTACTTCCAAAGCAGGAATTTTGTTTAGTATCTGCCTTGGCAAGACAAATGGAGAAG aagacagaaagcagcAAGAAAGCATATTAAATATCAAATATGGAATTTCTGGTGATAGAACAATTGGAGCCCACCCTCCTGTCATGGATGAATCTACTAAAGTTGATGATGCCAGACAGGAGTTGATCTTCAAGAATGCAATTACTTTGCAAAGGCCTGTGCTTGATCCATGCTTAGCTGTTGGTTTTCTTCCTCTCCCTTCAGATGGTCTAAGAGTTGGGCAACTAGTTAAGATGCAATGGAGGGTGGAAAGGTTAAAGGATTTGGATGAGAAAGAAGTTCCTGAACAGAAT GATGAGGTTCTATACGAGGTAAAAGCGAATTCTGGAAATTGGATGATAGCTGGGAGGAAACGAGGGCATGTGTCGCTCTCCCCAAAACAAG GTGCAAGGATAATTATCTCAGTATTATGCATGCCACTGGTGGCTGGCTATGTTCGCCCGCCTCACCTTGGGCTACCAGACGTTGATGAAGCAGATGTAAGCTGCAAACCTGCTGGGCCGCATCTGGTTTGCGTTTTGCCCCCAGCTCTGAGCTCATCCTTCTGCATTCCAGTCAATTCATGA
- the LOC112772821 gene encoding trafficking protein particle complex II-specific subunit 130 homolog isoform X4 — protein sequence MAKKVYAKLEVEFNTKKRERCCKYDIHSPESNFWEDLESKIMECIRNTLDKRVQFYEEEIRKLSEQRLMPVWNFCNFFILKESLAFMFEMAHLHDDALREYDELELCYIETVNNTGKQRDFGGADHGDDQAALLNPGNKALTQIVQDDSFREFEFRQYLFACQSKLLLKLNRLFEVASRGYSFIISFSKSLALHERILPFCMRETWVVTACLALIDAILSNYNDGLMAPDIEKRFFHLLGDLYSLARVKFMRLAYLIGYGTEIERSPVNSAALSLLSWPKPAVWPSVPADASAEVLEKEKVILQTTSRTKPFGIQRKPLPLEPTVLLREANRRRASLSAGNAFETFDGRQGITEGMSPSQKVPPSSIPRTNSSPGNFDGSIDRPMRLAEIFVAAEHALKKTISSQELLKSLSSSEEFEQKYLELTKGAADNYHRSLWKRHGVVLDGEIAAVSFKHGHFDQAAKSYEKVCALYSGEGWQDLLAEVLPNLAECQKILNDQAGYLLSCVRLLSLDEGLFLNEERQAFQSELVRLAHSELKDPVPLDVSSLITFSGNPGPPLELCDRDPGTLSVTVWSGFPDDITLDSINLTIVPTSSADEGAKALQSSTPNVLHPGRNTITLDLPPQKPGSYVLGVLTGQIGQLRFRSHSFSKIGPADTDDFMSYEKPAKPILKVLRPRALVDLDAAVSSPLLTNERQWIGILVRPINYSLKGAVLYIDTGPGLEIDDSHVIEMETYADVSENDDNKVQKDGAQIDSLNYEKKVERLTLHNGKIEFPNWASDTPSIIWVLVRAMSDMLSRGSSSVTTRRESIVDAMRTIALNLEFGVYHNQIFERTLAVHFTYPFYVTTRVTDKCNDGTLLLQVILHSEVKATLTIYDAWLDLQHGFIHNGQTEGRPSSSLFPLVISPTSKAGILFSICLGKTNGEEDRKQQESILNIKYGISGDRTIGAHPPVMDESTKVDDARQELIFKNAITLQRPVLDPCLAVGFLPLPSDGLRVGQLVKMQWRVERLKDLDEKEVPEQNDEVLYEVKANSGNWMIAGRKRGHVSLSPKQGARIIISVLCMPLVAGYVRPPHLGLPDVDEADVSCKPAGPHLVCVLPPALSSSFCIPVNS from the exons ATGGCAAAAAAAGTATATGCCAAACTTGAAGTTGAGTTTAACACCAAAAAAAGAGAAAG ATGCTGCAAGTATGATATACATTcgcctgaatcaaatttttgggAAGATCTAGAATCAAAGATAATGGAGTGCATCAGAAATACACTGGATAAGCGTGTACAATTTTATGAGGAAGAGATAAGAAAGCTCAGCGAACAGCGGCTCATGCCAGTCTGGAACTTCTGTAATTTTTTCATTTTGAAG GAAAGCTTGGCGTTTATGTTTGAAATGGCACACCTCCATGATGATGCCTTACGGGAGTATGATGAACTTGAACTCTGCTATATTGAAACAG TTAACAACACTGGAAAGCAAAGAGACTTTGGAGGGGCAGACCATGGTGACGATCAAGCAGCATTGCTTAATCCAGGAAACAAAGCTTTGACGCAGATTGTTCAAGATGACTCATTCAGGGAGTTTGAATTTCGACAGTATCTATTTGCCTGTCAATCAAAG CTCTTACTCAAGCTAAATCGTCTATTTGAGGTTGCATCAAGAGGTTATTCGTTCATAATAAGCTTCTCAAAATCTTTGGCACTGCATGAG CGTATTCTGCCCTTTTGCATGCGTGAAACCTGGGTGGTAACTGCTTGCTTGGCTTTAATTGACGCAATACTTTCTAATTATAATGATGGACTCATGGCACCTGACATAGAGAAAAGGTTCTTTCATCTTCTAGGTGACCTATATTCGCTAGCAAGAGTGAAG TTCATGAGGCTTGCCTATTTAATTGGATATGGAACTGAAATTGAAAGAAGTCCTGTCAACAG TGCTGCTCTCAGCTTGCTATCTTGGCCTAAGCCAGCAGTTTGGCCTTCAGTTCCTGCAGATGCCTCAGCAGAGGTGCTTGAGAAAGAAAAG GTGATTCTTCAAACTACGTCTAGAACCAAGCCTTTTGGTATCCAGAGGAAGCCCCTGCCTCTTGAACCTACTGTGCTGCTGCGAGAGGCCAACAGGCGGAGGGCTTCACTTTCAGCTGGAAATGCATTTGAAACATTTGATGGTCGCCAGGGTATAACCGAAGG GATGTCGCCATCACAGAAAGTACCTCCAAGTTCCATACCGCGCACTAATTCTTCACCTGGAAACTTTGATGGCTCAATTGACCGGCCTATGAGGCTTGCTGAGATTTTTGTTGCTGCTGAGCATGCTTTGAAGAAAACAATTTCCAGCCAAGAACTGTTgaaatcattatcatcatctgAGGAATTTGAG CAAAAATATTTGGAGCTAACTAAAGGTGCTGCTGACAATTATCATCGTTCCTTGTGGAAAAGACATGGAGTTGTCCTTGATGGTGAGATAGCAGCTGTCTCCTTTAAGCATGGGCATTTTGATCAAGCTGCAAAGTCATATGAGAAGGTTTGTGCACTTTATTCCGGTGAAGGATGGCAGGACTTGTTGGCTGAGGTCCTCCCTAATTTAGCCGAGTGTCAGAAGATACTCAATGATCAAGCTGGTTACTTACTATCTTGTGTGAGGTTACTCTCTCTTGATGAAGGATTGTTTTTGAACGAAGAGCGTCAAGCTTTCCAGTCAGAACTTGTTCGTCTTGCCCACAGTGAATTGAAAGACCCTGTACCTCTAGATGTATCATCATTAATAACATTTTCTGGAAATCCTGGACCACCATTGGAGTTATGTGATAGGGATCCTGGTACCCTTTCTGTTACTGTTTGGAGTGGTTTTCCAGATGATATAACTCTTGATTCAATTAATCTTACGATAGTGCCAACATCTAGTGCTGATGAAGGTGCAAAG gcATTGCAGAGTTCTACACCTAATGTCTTACATCCTGGTCGGAATACTATTACCTTGGATCTGCCACCCCAGAAACCAGGATCTTATGTTCTTGGAGTTCTTACTGGGCAGATTGGGCAGTTGAGGTTTAGATCTCatagtttttcaaaaataggtCCTGCAGATACTGATGATTTCATGAGTTACGAAAAGCCGGCTAAACCTATTTTGAAG GTGTTAAGGCCTAGAGCTCTGGTTGATCTTGATGCTGCTGTTTCCTCACCTTTGTTAACAAATGAACGTCAGTGGATTGGTATTTTAGTTCGACCGATAAATTATTCCCTCAAAGGTGCTGTCTTGTATATTGATACTGGCCCAGGGTTGGAGATTGATGACTCGCATGTCATTGAGATGGAAACCTATGCTGATGTATCAGAAAATGATGACAACAAGGTGCAGAAAGACGGTGCTCAGATAGACTCTTTAAATTATGAGAAGAAGGTTGAACGCTTGACTCTTCATAATGGAAAAATTGAGTTTCCAAATTGGGCAAGTGACACTCCTTCTATTATCTGGGTTCTGGTTCGAGCCATGAGTGACATGCTCAGCAGAGGATCATCATCAG TTACAACTAGGAGAGAGAGCATTGTAGATGCCATGAGAACAATTGCTCTGAACCTTGAATTTGGAGTATACCACAATCAGATATTCGAAAG GACCCTGGCAGTTCATTTTACATATCCTTTCTATGTGACGACACGTGTAACCGATAAATGCAATGATGGTACATTGCTTTTGCAG GTTATACTTCACTCTGAAGTAAAGGCTACACTGACCATATATGATGCTTGGCTTGATCTTCAACATGGATTTATTCATAATGGTCAAACTGAGGGTAGACCTAGTTCAAGCCTCTTCCCACTAGTCATATCTCCTACTTCCAAAGCAGGAATTTTGTTTAGTATCTGCCTTGGCAAGACAAATGGAGAAG aagacagaaagcagcAAGAAAGCATATTAAATATCAAATATGGAATTTCTGGTGATAGAACAATTGGAGCCCACCCTCCTGTCATGGATGAATCTACTAAAGTTGATGATGCCAGACAGGAGTTGATCTTCAAGAATGCAATTACTTTGCAAAGGCCTGTGCTTGATCCATGCTTAGCTGTTGGTTTTCTTCCTCTCCCTTCAGATGGTCTAAGAGTTGGGCAACTAGTTAAGATGCAATGGAGGGTGGAAAGGTTAAAGGATTTGGATGAGAAAGAAGTTCCTGAACAGAAT GATGAGGTTCTATACGAGGTAAAAGCGAATTCTGGAAATTGGATGATAGCTGGGAGGAAACGAGGGCATGTGTCGCTCTCCCCAAAACAAG GTGCAAGGATAATTATCTCAGTATTATGCATGCCACTGGTGGCTGGCTATGTTCGCCCGCCTCACCTTGGGCTACCAGACGTTGATGAAGCAGATGTAAGCTGCAAACCTGCTGGGCCGCATCTGGTTTGCGTTTTGCCCCCAGCTCTGAGCTCATCCTTCTGCATTCCAGTCAATTCATGA
- the LOC112772821 gene encoding trafficking protein particle complex II-specific subunit 130 homolog isoform X1, with product MANFLAQFQSIKSTSDRLVISVEDVSDLWPAVKPAFEARLPFKQGSLNNKTRNPVLVEKLPAEFILTTDSRLRSRFPQEQLLFWFREPYATIVLVTCEDLDEFKTILKPRLKLIVQNDEREWFIVFVSRAHPANDKASAMAKKVYAKLEVEFNTKKRERCCKYDIHSPESNFWEDLESKIMECIRNTLDKRVQFYEEEIRKLSEQRLMPVWNFCNFFILKESLAFMFEMAHLHDDALREYDELELCYIETVNNTGKQRDFGGADHGDDQAALLNPGNKALTQIVQDDSFREFEFRQYLFACQSKLLLKLNRLFEVASRGYSFIISFSKSLALHERILPFCMRETWVVTACLALIDAILSNYNDGLMAPDIEKRFFHLLGDLYSLARVKFMRLAYLIGYGTEIERSPVNSAALSLLSWPKPAVWPSVPADASAEVLEKEKVILQTTSRTKPFGIQRKPLPLEPTVLLREANRRRASLSAGNAFETFDGRQGITEGSGFDASTRMSPSQKVPPSSIPRTNSSPGNFDGSIDRPMRLAEIFVAAEHALKKTISSQELLKSLSSSEEFEQKYLELTKGAADNYHRSLWKRHGVVLDGEIAAVSFKHGHFDQAAKSYEKVCALYSGEGWQDLLAEVLPNLAECQKILNDQAGYLLSCVRLLSLDEGLFLNEERQAFQSELVRLAHSELKDPVPLDVSSLITFSGNPGPPLELCDRDPGTLSVTVWSGFPDDITLDSINLTIVPTSSADEGAKALQSSTPNVLHPGRNTITLDLPPQKPGSYVLGVLTGQIGQLRFRSHSFSKIGPADTDDFMSYEKPAKPILKVLRPRALVDLDAAVSSPLLTNERQWIGILVRPINYSLKGAVLYIDTGPGLEIDDSHVIEMETYADVSENDDNKVQKDGAQIDSLNYEKKVERLTLHNGKIEFPNWASDTPSIIWVLVRAMSDMLSRGSSSVTTRRESIVDAMRTIALNLEFGVYHNQIFERTLAVHFTYPFYVTTRVTDKCNDGTLLLQVILHSEVKATLTIYDAWLDLQHGFIHNGQTEGRPSSSLFPLVISPTSKAGILFSICLGKTNGEEDRKQQESILNIKYGISGDRTIGAHPPVMDESTKVDDARQELIFKNAITLQRPVLDPCLAVGFLPLPSDGLRVGQLVKMQWRVERLKDLDEKEVPEQNDEVLYEVKANSGNWMIAGRKRGHVSLSPKQGARIIISVLCMPLVAGYVRPPHLGLPDVDEADVSCKPAGPHLVCVLPPALSSSFCIPVNS from the exons ATGGCAAACTTCCTCGCTCAGTTCCAATCCATCAAGAGTACCTCCGATCGCCTCGTCATTTCAG tcGAGGATGTGAGTGACTTGTGGCCGGCTGTCAAGCCTGCTTTTGAAGCACGGTTGCCGTTCAAGCAGGGGTCTTTGAATAACAAGACACGGAACCCTGTCTTAGTCGAGAAGTTGCCAGCTGAGTTCATATTAACTACAGATTCAAGGCTACGGAGCCGCTTCCCTCAGGAGCAGCTGTTATTTTGGTTTCGAGAGCCGTATGCAACTATTGTACTTGTTACCTGTGAG GATCTTGATGAGTTCAAAACCATCCTCAAACCACGTCTGAAATTAATTGTCCAAAATGATGAGAGAGAATGGTTTATTGTATTTGTATCTAGAGCTCATCCAGCAAATGATAAGGCAAGTGCAATGGCAAAAAAAGTATATGCCAAACTTGAAGTTGAGTTTAACACCAAAAAAAGAGAAAG ATGCTGCAAGTATGATATACATTcgcctgaatcaaatttttgggAAGATCTAGAATCAAAGATAATGGAGTGCATCAGAAATACACTGGATAAGCGTGTACAATTTTATGAGGAAGAGATAAGAAAGCTCAGCGAACAGCGGCTCATGCCAGTCTGGAACTTCTGTAATTTTTTCATTTTGAAG GAAAGCTTGGCGTTTATGTTTGAAATGGCACACCTCCATGATGATGCCTTACGGGAGTATGATGAACTTGAACTCTGCTATATTGAAACAG TTAACAACACTGGAAAGCAAAGAGACTTTGGAGGGGCAGACCATGGTGACGATCAAGCAGCATTGCTTAATCCAGGAAACAAAGCTTTGACGCAGATTGTTCAAGATGACTCATTCAGGGAGTTTGAATTTCGACAGTATCTATTTGCCTGTCAATCAAAG CTCTTACTCAAGCTAAATCGTCTATTTGAGGTTGCATCAAGAGGTTATTCGTTCATAATAAGCTTCTCAAAATCTTTGGCACTGCATGAG CGTATTCTGCCCTTTTGCATGCGTGAAACCTGGGTGGTAACTGCTTGCTTGGCTTTAATTGACGCAATACTTTCTAATTATAATGATGGACTCATGGCACCTGACATAGAGAAAAGGTTCTTTCATCTTCTAGGTGACCTATATTCGCTAGCAAGAGTGAAG TTCATGAGGCTTGCCTATTTAATTGGATATGGAACTGAAATTGAAAGAAGTCCTGTCAACAG TGCTGCTCTCAGCTTGCTATCTTGGCCTAAGCCAGCAGTTTGGCCTTCAGTTCCTGCAGATGCCTCAGCAGAGGTGCTTGAGAAAGAAAAG GTGATTCTTCAAACTACGTCTAGAACCAAGCCTTTTGGTATCCAGAGGAAGCCCCTGCCTCTTGAACCTACTGTGCTGCTGCGAGAGGCCAACAGGCGGAGGGCTTCACTTTCAGCTGGAAATGCATTTGAAACATTTGATGGTCGCCAGGGTATAACCGAAGG ATCAGGTTTTGATGCATCCACAAGGATGTCGCCATCACAGAAAGTACCTCCAAGTTCCATACCGCGCACTAATTCTTCACCTGGAAACTTTGATGGCTCAATTGACCGGCCTATGAGGCTTGCTGAGATTTTTGTTGCTGCTGAGCATGCTTTGAAGAAAACAATTTCCAGCCAAGAACTGTTgaaatcattatcatcatctgAGGAATTTGAG CAAAAATATTTGGAGCTAACTAAAGGTGCTGCTGACAATTATCATCGTTCCTTGTGGAAAAGACATGGAGTTGTCCTTGATGGTGAGATAGCAGCTGTCTCCTTTAAGCATGGGCATTTTGATCAAGCTGCAAAGTCATATGAGAAGGTTTGTGCACTTTATTCCGGTGAAGGATGGCAGGACTTGTTGGCTGAGGTCCTCCCTAATTTAGCCGAGTGTCAGAAGATACTCAATGATCAAGCTGGTTACTTACTATCTTGTGTGAGGTTACTCTCTCTTGATGAAGGATTGTTTTTGAACGAAGAGCGTCAAGCTTTCCAGTCAGAACTTGTTCGTCTTGCCCACAGTGAATTGAAAGACCCTGTACCTCTAGATGTATCATCATTAATAACATTTTCTGGAAATCCTGGACCACCATTGGAGTTATGTGATAGGGATCCTGGTACCCTTTCTGTTACTGTTTGGAGTGGTTTTCCAGATGATATAACTCTTGATTCAATTAATCTTACGATAGTGCCAACATCTAGTGCTGATGAAGGTGCAAAG gcATTGCAGAGTTCTACACCTAATGTCTTACATCCTGGTCGGAATACTATTACCTTGGATCTGCCACCCCAGAAACCAGGATCTTATGTTCTTGGAGTTCTTACTGGGCAGATTGGGCAGTTGAGGTTTAGATCTCatagtttttcaaaaataggtCCTGCAGATACTGATGATTTCATGAGTTACGAAAAGCCGGCTAAACCTATTTTGAAG GTGTTAAGGCCTAGAGCTCTGGTTGATCTTGATGCTGCTGTTTCCTCACCTTTGTTAACAAATGAACGTCAGTGGATTGGTATTTTAGTTCGACCGATAAATTATTCCCTCAAAGGTGCTGTCTTGTATATTGATACTGGCCCAGGGTTGGAGATTGATGACTCGCATGTCATTGAGATGGAAACCTATGCTGATGTATCAGAAAATGATGACAACAAGGTGCAGAAAGACGGTGCTCAGATAGACTCTTTAAATTATGAGAAGAAGGTTGAACGCTTGACTCTTCATAATGGAAAAATTGAGTTTCCAAATTGGGCAAGTGACACTCCTTCTATTATCTGGGTTCTGGTTCGAGCCATGAGTGACATGCTCAGCAGAGGATCATCATCAG TTACAACTAGGAGAGAGAGCATTGTAGATGCCATGAGAACAATTGCTCTGAACCTTGAATTTGGAGTATACCACAATCAGATATTCGAAAG GACCCTGGCAGTTCATTTTACATATCCTTTCTATGTGACGACACGTGTAACCGATAAATGCAATGATGGTACATTGCTTTTGCAG GTTATACTTCACTCTGAAGTAAAGGCTACACTGACCATATATGATGCTTGGCTTGATCTTCAACATGGATTTATTCATAATGGTCAAACTGAGGGTAGACCTAGTTCAAGCCTCTTCCCACTAGTCATATCTCCTACTTCCAAAGCAGGAATTTTGTTTAGTATCTGCCTTGGCAAGACAAATGGAGAAG aagacagaaagcagcAAGAAAGCATATTAAATATCAAATATGGAATTTCTGGTGATAGAACAATTGGAGCCCACCCTCCTGTCATGGATGAATCTACTAAAGTTGATGATGCCAGACAGGAGTTGATCTTCAAGAATGCAATTACTTTGCAAAGGCCTGTGCTTGATCCATGCTTAGCTGTTGGTTTTCTTCCTCTCCCTTCAGATGGTCTAAGAGTTGGGCAACTAGTTAAGATGCAATGGAGGGTGGAAAGGTTAAAGGATTTGGATGAGAAAGAAGTTCCTGAACAGAAT GATGAGGTTCTATACGAGGTAAAAGCGAATTCTGGAAATTGGATGATAGCTGGGAGGAAACGAGGGCATGTGTCGCTCTCCCCAAAACAAG GTGCAAGGATAATTATCTCAGTATTATGCATGCCACTGGTGGCTGGCTATGTTCGCCCGCCTCACCTTGGGCTACCAGACGTTGATGAAGCAGATGTAAGCTGCAAACCTGCTGGGCCGCATCTGGTTTGCGTTTTGCCCCCAGCTCTGAGCTCATCCTTCTGCATTCCAGTCAATTCATGA